A genomic region of Papaver somniferum cultivar HN1 chromosome 7, ASM357369v1, whole genome shotgun sequence contains the following coding sequences:
- the LOC113298226 gene encoding two-component response regulator ORR26-like yields the protein MEKFPAGLRVLVVDDDPTWLKILEKMLIKCNYEVTTCCLAREALDVLRERKGGFDIVISDVNMPDMDGFKLLEHVGLEMDLPVIMMSVDGETSRVMKGVQHGACDYLLKPVRMKELRIIWQHVFRKKMQEVKEIESREGIEDALKMRNGLYEFDAISHLLSGDNSDSSSAKKRKDMENHDLDENDFNDLSSSKKARVVWSVDLHQKFVKAVNHIGFDKVGPKKILDLMNVPWLTRENVASHLQKYRMYLSRLQKHNDPKNTFGSIKQPDITFKDHPPTSFSFQSSSTMQQRSTSPSCSFGYSANNVHIQDVSSTNMHEDVNGIGSSFMSAIEPKEASSDDVIAARKASHKSLASITPQQISWGRETQQTPFMEEPKEEHKPYRYIDQPQPSLEHQMNQHQPLPFAISGTLVTAERGRSLARDVVSPYTRCTTDLFSAQSDTDSTVNAQAFGEMFSRLPSIKNHNLEQDLLLDLEPEQQYFIKRSGSTSVSSEEDHQQLVSVQDYGYFENVEPNNRCILDDYSEPITELSSSQLYDGQKLNSAYLYEIMEYPNVDQLLFIT from the exons ATGGAGAAATTTCCAGCCGGTCTTCGTGtacttgttgttgatgatgatccaACTTGGTTGAAAATTCTTGAAAAGATGCTTATCAAGTGTAACTATGAAG TAACAACATGTTGTTTAGCAAGAGAAGCTCTTGACGTACTTCGTGAAAGAAAAGGCGGATTCGACATTGTCATAAGTGATGTTAATATGCCTGACATGGATGGTTTTAAACTTCTTGAACACGTTGGTCTCGAGATGGATCTACCTGTTATAA TGATGTCTGTGGATGGAGAAACAAGCAGAGTGATGAAAGGTGTTCAACACGGAGCATGTGATTACCTTCTTAAGCCTGTTCGAATGAAAGAACTTCGAATTATATGGCAACATGTTTTTAGAAAGAAGATGCAAGAGGTAAAAGAGATTGAGAGTCGAGAAGGAATTGAAGATGCTCTAAAAATGAGAAATGGGTTATATGAGTTTGATGCTATTAGTCACTTACTAAGTGGAGATAACAGTGACTCAAGTTCAGCAAAGAAACGGAAAGACATGGAAAATCATGATCTGGATGAGAACGATTTCAATGATCTTTCTTCCTCAAAGAAGGCTAGAGTGGTGTGGTCTGTTGATCTACATCAGAAGTTCGTCAAAGCAGTGAATCATATTGGTTTTGACA AAGTTGGTCCAAAGAAAATTCTGGACTTGATGAATGTTCCATGGCTAACAAGAGAAAACGTTGCTAGCCACCTGCAG AAATATAGGATGTACTTGAGTAGATTGCAGAAACATAATGATCCTAAGAATACTTTCGGTTCGATAAAACAACCAGATATCACTTTCAAGGATCATCCTCCAACTAGCTTCAGCTTTCAAAGCTCGAGCACAATGCAGCAACGTAGTACTTCACCAAGTTGCAGCTTTGGGTACTCAGCAAATAACGTTCATATCCAAGATGTCAGCTCTACGAATATGCATGAAGATGTTAATGGCATTGGCTCCTCCTTCATGTCAGCTATAGAACCTAAAGAAGCTTCCTCTGATGATGTTATTGCTGCCCGGAAGGCAAGTCATAAATCATTGGCATCTATCACTCCGCAGCAGATATCTTGGGGTAGGGAAACTCAGCAGACACCGTTCATGGAAGAACCAAAAGAAGAACATAAACCTTATCGATACATAGATCAACCACAGCCTAGTTTAGAGCAccaaatgaaccaacatcaaCCATTACCTTTCGCTATCTCTGGAACTTTAGTCACTGCTGAGAGAGGTAGAAGCCTTGCAAGGGATGTCGTATCTCCCTATACAAGATGCACAACTGATTTATTTTCTGCTCAATCTGATACAGACAGTACTGTAAATGCCCAAGCTTTTGGGGAGATGTTCAGTAGATTACCAAGCATTAAAAATCACAATCTTGAACAAGACTTACTCCTTGATCTAGAACCTGAACAACAATACTTCATTAAGCGAAGTGGTTCAACTTCGGTATCCTCTGAAGAGGATCATCAGCAGCTCGTCTCAGTTCAGGATTATGGTTACTTCGAGAATGTTGAGCCAAATAACAGATGCATCTTGGATGATTATTCGGAGCCAATTACTGAACTTTCAAGTTCACAGTTATATGATGGACAAAAGCTTAACAGTGCTTATCTCTACGAAATCATGGAATACCCCAAtgtggatcaacttctattcatAACATGA